One Silene latifolia isolate original U9 population chromosome 4, ASM4854445v1, whole genome shotgun sequence DNA segment encodes these proteins:
- the LOC141651310 gene encoding uncharacterized protein LOC141651310: protein MTAVARPRYDEDSGVLFDGKIGIFTFIYEVEAMRSSKNREKGTLEVKPIESITKEVVKQCLLEKVIPAIKAKWPLNASGNIWIQQDNAKPHISPKDLDFLEVAKSDGFDMELICQPPNSPDLNILDLGFFRSIQNLQHKKSSKSILQLVDVVGRAYDEIDNEKLQFVWVSLHACMNEILRDEGGNSYPIPHVGKKRLDRVQLLENKVKPDMVCLERALHVLENMNNDTQEPAEVQTTTQPNNQQQ, encoded by the coding sequence ATGACGGCCGTTGCAAGGCCTAGATATGATGAGGATAGTGGTGTATTATTTGACGGTAAAATTGGTATTTTTACATTCATATATGAAGTGGAAGCAATGAGGTCAAGCAAGAATAGAGAAAAGGGGACTTTGGAAGTAAAACCCATTGAAAGCATAACCAAAGAGGTTGTTAAGCAATGCCTACTTGAGAAGGTCATCCCCGCAATCAAAGCTAAATGGCCtctaaatgcaagtggaaataTATGGATACAACAAGACAATGCCAAACCCCATATTTCACCAAAAGACTTAGATTTTCTAGAAGTTGCCAAGTCGGATGGGTTTGATATGGAACTAATTTGTCAACCCCCAAATAGTCCAGATTTAAACATTTTAGACTTAGGATTTTTTAGATCCATTCAAAACCTTCAACATAAGAAGTCATCTAAGTCTATACTTCAACTTGTGGATGTGGTTGGTAGAGCTTATGATGAGATTGATAATGAGAAGTTGCAATTTGTTTGGGTTTCACTACATGCATGTATGAATGAAATATTAAGGGATGAGGGTGGTAATTCATACCCAATTCCACATGTTGGGAAAAAAAGGTTAGATAGGGTTCAATTGCTTGAAAATAAAGTCAAACCCGACATGGTCTGCTTAGAAAGGGCACTACATGTATTGGAGAACATGAACAATGACACCCAAGAACCAGCAGAAgtacaaacaacaacacaaccCAACAACCAGCAGCAGTAG